The Couchioplanes caeruleus nucleotide sequence CTCGTCGCCCAGCTCGCGCACCGGCTGCTCGCCGAGGTGGACACCTCGGCCGGCATCCGCCTGCTCGGCGTCGGGGTCACCACGCTGGCCGATTTCGTGCAGGACGACCTGTTCACCACGGCACCCCCGGCCGGCCTCGGCGCGGAACAGCCTCCGGACGGGCCGGGCACAGGCGGCGAGGCGCCGGCCGCACCGGCGGTGACCGGCGGGTGGCGGCCCGGGCAGGACGTGCGGCACGACGCGTACGGCCCCGGCTGGGTCTGGGGCAGCGGCCTCGGCCGGGTCAGCGTCCGGTTCGAGGGCCCCACCACCGCGCCGGGGCCGGTACGCACGTTCGCCACCGACGACCCCGCGCTGCACCCGGCGGACCCTCCCGACTGGACCGGAAGCGCCTGACCCGCTGCCCGAACGACCACGATCGCGGCGAACCGGGCGGCGCCGCTGCCAGCGTCGGCGCTCCCCGTCCCGCCCGCGAAACGTGGAGACCATGCCAGCCACGAGAACCGAGCTCGGCCGGATCATCGACTCCTTCGTCGCCGCCTTCAACGACGGCGAGCTCGACACGGCGATGGCGCACTTCGCGGACGACGCCGAGTACCTGCCCGGCAACGGCTCGGTGCACCAGGGCACGGCGGCGATCCGGGCCGAGTTCGCGCCGCCGTTCGCCGGGCGGTTCGGCACGCTCTTCTTCGACGTGGACGACACCGTGATCGACGACACCGCGCGGCGGGTCACGATCCGCTGGGTGTGCCGGATCGACCTGACCGGCGAGCACGGCCGGCGGGCGCTCGCACCGCTGCGCTGGTACGCCCGCGCCCGCCACGGCGGCCGGCTGCAGTGGCGCGGCGTGGACGTGTTCCACTTCGACGACGGCGGGCGGATCACCGGCAAGTACACGTACGCGACATTCCGCCGGCCCCTCTGGGAGCGGCCCGGCTGATCGCTGTCGCCGCCGCGACTCGCGGGTGTTTCACGCAGCCCCTGGTCGGGTAGGATCTGCCGCACTCACAGCTTGATCACAGGCCGGTGCGGAACGACGGCGGGGAGGGGTCTCGATGCGATCACTCGCCG carries:
- a CDS encoding YybH family protein, producing the protein MPATRTELGRIIDSFVAAFNDGELDTAMAHFADDAEYLPGNGSVHQGTAAIRAEFAPPFAGRFGTLFFDVDDTVIDDTARRVTIRWVCRIDLTGEHGRRALAPLRWYARARHGGRLQWRGVDVFHFDDGGRITGKYTYATFRRPLWERPG